One Aegilops tauschii subsp. strangulata cultivar AL8/78 chromosome 7, Aet v6.0, whole genome shotgun sequence genomic window carries:
- the LOC109747148 gene encoding uncharacterized protein: MSRRCSSVAIATALPLEDEDLLREILLRLPPQPSSLPRASAVCKRWRSILSDDVFLCRFRKHHRKPPLLGFFSGNIYTEYHFTSVLDSPDCIPAARFSLPLPMPKGIIPYHKRWNIMGCRHGLAVLVNLSQHEIMVLDPLSRQQYHVTCPPGLMLGQDSTVVCCHAAVVCADNEDGHVHSDCFSRPLKLVFIWVTENLQDTHTQAFACLYESVSGLWGDISSMECTYESQSLSVIKKPIDTDSYGSVQLLRTDDGGLGLAYLLEPTIQLWERKSNCDGVVSWVLLQKTIQLEEFFPHGVFSDFRTIACAT; the protein is encoded by the exons ATGAGCCGCCGATGTTCCTCGGTCGCGATCGCGACGGCCCTCCCGCTGGAAGACGAGGACCTTCTCCGTGAGAtcctcctccgcctccctccGCAGCCATCCTCGCTCCCCCGCGCGTCCGCCGTATGCAAGCGCTGGCGCAGCATCCTCTCCGACGACGTGTTCCTCTGCCGCTTCCGCAAGCACCACCGGAAACCTCCTTTGCTCGGCTTCTTCAGTGGGAATATTTACACAGAGTACCACTTCACTTCCGTCCTGGACTCGCCCGACTGCATCCCCGCCGCCCGCTTCTCCCTGCCACTCCCCATGCCCAAAGGCATCATACCCTACCACAAACGTTGGAACATAATGGGCTGCCGCCACGGCCTCGCCGTCCTAGTCAACTTGTCGCAACACGAGATCATGGTGTTGGATCCCCTGAGCCGGCAACAGTACCACGTGACTTGTCCACCAGGGCTCATGCTTGGGCAGGACTCCACCGTGGTGTGCTGTCATGCTGCGGTGGTGTGCGCTGACAATGAAGATGGGCATGTGCACAGCGATTGCTTCTCGAGGCCGCTCAAATTGGTCTTTATCTGGGTCACCGAGAACCTACAAGACACGCACACGCAAGCATTCGCTTGCCTGTATGAATCGGTGTCTGGTCTATGGGGAGATATTTCCTCTATGGAGTGTACGTATGAG AGTCAGAGCCTTAGTGTGATCAAGAAGCCGATAGACACCGACTCCTATGGATCAGTCCAACTCTTACGGACAGATGATGGTGGACTTGGCCTTGCATATTTGTTGGAACCGACCATCCAATTATGGGAGAGGAAATCAAACTGTGATGGTGTTGTCAGTTGGGTGTTGTTGCAGAAAACCATTCAATTGGAGGAGTTCTTTCCACATGGAGTGTTTAGTGACTTCAGAACG aTTGCTTGTGCTACCTGA